The Beijerinckiaceae bacterium genome has a window encoding:
- a CDS encoding superoxide dismutase: protein MSFTLPELPYPYEALQPYLSKETLEYHHDKHHAAYVTNANNLLKDSGLEGKSLEEVVKESYGKNTPLFNNAAQHYNHSEYWKSIKPNGGGKIPGELEKALTSSFGSVEKAKEELVQAGTTQFGSGWAWLVVKDGKISVSKTANAENPLIQGGTPILTVDVWEHTYYIDYRNRRPDYLKAFVDNLVNWDYVAELYSAAA, encoded by the coding sequence ATGTCGTTTACCCTACCAGAACTGCCCTACCCCTATGAAGCGCTCCAGCCTTATCTGTCCAAGGAGACGCTTGAATATCATCACGACAAGCATCACGCGGCCTATGTCACCAACGCGAATAATCTCTTAAAGGACAGCGGACTCGAGGGTAAGTCCTTGGAAGAAGTTGTCAAGGAAAGCTATGGAAAAAACACGCCTCTCTTCAATAACGCGGCGCAGCATTACAACCACTCCGAATATTGGAAATCCATCAAGCCAAACGGCGGCGGAAAAATTCCTGGCGAACTCGAGAAAGCGCTGACCTCAAGCTTCGGCTCGGTCGAAAAAGCCAAGGAAGAGCTGGTTCAGGCGGGGACCACGCAGTTTGGTTCCGGCTGGGCCTGGCTTGTCGTAAAAGATGGCAAGATTTCCGTTTCAAAAACCGCAAATGCTGAGAATCCCCTGATTCAGGGGGGAACCCCGATCCTGACGGTCGATGTCTGGGAGCACACCTACTACATCGATTATCGCAACCGGCGCCCCGATTACCTCAAGGCCTTTGTCGACAATTTGGTGAATTGGGACTACGTGGCCGAGCTATACTCAGCAGCAGCGTAG